tttttttttttgagatgagtctcgctctgtcatccaggctggagtgcagtgacgccatctcggctcactgcaagctccgcctcccaggttcacgccattctcctgcctcagcctcccgagtagctgggaccacaggcgcccgccaccacgcctggctaattttttgtattttttagtagagacggggtttcactctgttagccaggatggtctcgatctcctgaccttgtgatccgcccgccttggcctcccaaagtgctcggattagaggcgtgagccaccgcgcccggcctatgttaTTAGTTTCTATACCCAGAACAGGTTTGTTCGACCTCcaagtttgaaagtatttttaaacgAGTTATTTGAAATGGTTTCTCACAGAAAAGGGAATTAAACGTTTCTTATATAAGTATTTGAACTGAAAGACACTCTGTATtactatgaatatttattttgggCAGGGGGTTGTCTAAGTCCCCTATCATAGGTTACAAATTATAAACGTACTAGACTGCCGTCTTGAGATATTTAGATCGGTTCAATCGATAAGAATTGGGCATAAGCAGCTCGTTTTATTGCTGGTACCACTTTTGAGGGAACCATGGTTCTTTACGGAGAAAGCTCTTGACTACAAATGAAATAGGACTAAACTGTTACTAGCTGCAGTGGGgcagaggaaaaactgaaaggagcaaaaatgaaaatgtgcatCAAAGAGTAGATGGACGTTGTTTGCCTCACTATGCCTTAGGTTTAGTTGATAACCACCAAACATATTAACTCTAGGCTACAGCAGCATTTGATCTTTATCCTGGTGTGAAACATCTCTAAAGATCTCCCATTATTTTAGAGATATATTCCAATTCTGACAAAGTCTCAAAGTTGGTATAAATTGTTAAAATACTATACCTTTTTTTGGAAGTGGAAGAAGACTATTCCCTCCTGTAATTCCGAAAGGTTATGAAAAGTTGTTCCTAGgacttatttctaaataaaatcttAGTTTCCCACTatcttttaaatttgagatgtatgctcacagaaaaaaaaacaaaaacaaaaactcaaaaaacactGGACTTTAAAATTACTTAGGACTGTCACTTCAGGTGATACCCGCCTTTGTGTTAATCTGTGAATTCAGTTCTGCTTTGTGATTCTTGAAAGTTAAACAGCCAGTCCTCAGgacttatatattcattttaaaggcAATCTTATATAGAAGTATATCACACTGAAAATTACCATTTCCTTGGAGATTCATTCTGAATGTTTAAATTTCTGCAGTAACTTTAATCTTAGTCTAGATTTAGAGAGGCATTCCCTGGCTAGCAAAGCCAATACAAGTGGCTTTATCAGATTATTTTCAGGTAATGGACTTAAGGACAATAAAATTATTCCATTAAGGCAAGTAGAATTGACagcgtatttatttatttttacagcatTTATTAAGAACTTTATGCATGGCACTGAATGAGATTCTGTGTAAGGattcaaagatgaaaaagatgaaaTCACTGCTCCTAGGGAGTTATTTATAATTTAGCAGGCAGGCAGAGGACAAGAATATGAATGTTTCTGGTCCAAGATAGTGTTAAATAAGTGCCATGGGAGCTTCTAAACTCCCATGTGTGGttcaaagcagagagaaaaagaatgccCCAAGAAAGGCATCATGGAGGATCGTCCCTAAAGAGTTGGTATGGTTATGATAGTATGGCAGTCAAGGGAAGCATTCAAAATGAGGGAACAAACCAAGCAAAGGTTGAAAAGTGTGGCAGTCACTTAATGGTTTTCATCAACAGCACTTTGCACATTTGTCTGTTATTAGCACTTAACCCATGATGTTATAATAATATGCGTAAATGTATATCTCTACAactattcattaattcaacatcTATTTCTATTGTCATATGCTGTGCACTGTCCTAGGTGCTAGAGATATAGCAGTGACCAAAACAGAGATTCCTGCCCTTATgtagcttatattctagtggggggaagacagacaatatacataaacacaattaagtaaattatataatatgttcAAAGAGTACAGAGCAGGAAGTAAACTAAATTAGGGTAAGGGAATGGAGAATGTTAGTGGGTCAGATTTTAAATTGCTTAATCAGAACAGTCTCACCACAAAGATAGCATCTGAACAAAGACTTAAAGGAAATGAAGGAGCAAGCTATAGGAATAtgaaaaggaagaacattctagACTAAGAGAAGAGCAAGAACAAAGGCCATAAAGCAAGAGAATGCCATGTTGAGAATTAGCTGTAAAAAGACAAGGATGAAATTAAGGAGGCCAGTTAGGAGATTGTTGTTATAAGGGAGAAATGCAGGTGACTTAGATTGGTCACCTGCAGGTTATAATAAATTGTCtgattctgtttatattctgAAAGTAGGAACAGCATAACTGCTGAGCAGTTGGATGTGGAgtttggaagaaaataatgagTCAGTGTGGGTGACTGCAAAGTTCTGGGCCTCAACAACTTGAAGGATGTATGCAGTGGTCATTAACTGGGAGAGTGAAAAATTATGAGTAGGGCTGGtttgggagagggaaagagacttGGAGATCACAGAGTGATCTAGAAGAAGGCAAGGAAAATGTTTTGTGTATTCCTCTTTACATCTCTGCCAGCATTATAATTAGCCCATAATTGGcactaaaaattattgaatagaTCAAATAATATATAAGCTAATCTTGTACCCTTCCATAGATCAAAGCAGTTTAAGGATAAGTTTTCACAATTTGAGTTACAAACCTTTACCAAAGTCCTTGAAAACAGTGTATACAGGAATACATATTAGTTCAAGTAAAAATTTCTCCAGTTCTACCCTCAAATACAGGACTATTTCAGATTCTTGAGTAAAGGTGGATTGTGTAACAACTTTCTCAAACCATGGCTCCTCCTTGCTTTTTATGGTCCCTGGTGTCCATAGTTTGAAGTTCTACCCTGAAGCGCTATCCTGAAATACATTTGCCCTCTGTTCTGCCTTCATAGTGACACAACTTTAAGTTCATGGTTCTTTTACTATCCTTGTGGAATGCCATCTTTTTTATTGTCTCTGCTAAAGTTCACTTCTGCGAAGAGACTTTCCTTTAATAGGACTACATTACTGCATTGTCCCCACTTTGCTCAGCTGGTAGCCTTTCCCTTTTACTTAGAACACTTCTGTTGTCACTTTTGACTAATACCACTGCTTATGGCAGGCAGTCAATGTTCTTTTCCCAATATTCTGGATATATACCTACTGCTCAGTTGGCAGAGCCCACCCTTATGCCAAAGACTCTGGTGGCCCCATTACTCAACTGGTTAGTTGTTAACACTTGGCAGTCCTCATGACCTTTGCTGATATAACTTTCTGCTGAACTTTTGTTCTCTGCTAagcctcctgttttcttctgaagtAGCGTGTGCCATGGCTAAATCTCTTTGACTTGTCTGCACAGGGATAAGGCTTGTCTCAGTATTTTGGCTGTAAAAAGCTATGCAGAAAGGATGGCAATAAGCAGTCTTAAGGAAGTATCGTGCTCTCACTGGACTAGGCTCTTACATTGGGTTAGCTAGAATAGACTACAGGAGGTGTGACATTGTAAGTGAACCTGAGGTGAGGCACAGGGCAGACAACTCCAGCAAGGCATGGAATGGATTCTGTTTTGCCTTCCCCTTAACTGAGAGGCAACTACCTAACCTATGTGGTAAATGCCTTTCCTCCAAGGTTAGGTTCCCTTAGAGCCCTGTTCATTCCCTTTGTGGAATACAGAGAGCCAAATACAAATGGGCTTAGTTAcaatatgtttatatttcaaaGTTGTCTCTCAGGTCTTTGACAATCCTCTCCCTCACTTAGCCTCATTCATCTTGGAAATAGAAGGAGATTCCTAGATATCATTGAACATTTTGAGGTAGAATGAATCATAAGAGAGCAtgtatatcaaatatattttctatggcAATACTGAAGCCCAAATAGGTTAAGTGTTCTGCCCAGAGTCTTATATCTCTTTAATGGCAAACCTTAAACTAGACTCAGGCCACCCAAATCCAGTACCCTTTTCATTATACTGTTGGTAAGATTGTGACTTCAGGCACTGAATGGCATAATGAAATCACACAGTCTTGCATGGCTTATAGAAGGAGGGCACTCTGAACATTGTCAGGTGAGTAATGACTGCCTATATTTTCAGGGACGTAACAAATCCTGGAAAAGTCACACTTACCACTTGTAGATTTCCATGGTTATATTTCTCCATACATTCTGCCAtttaaatgttgtttttcttctctcttctcaaaGATCTTCAGTTTAGATCTTGGAGGCATATCAACTGTGGTTCTAAATGGCTATGATGTAGTAAAGGAATGCCTTGTTCATCAAAGTGGAATTTTTGCAGACAGACCATGCCTTCCTTTATTCATGAAGATGACAAAAATGGGAGGTATGTTTATTTGCACCTATTTAGTGATTTACTAAGctattttaaatcacatttcttattttaagttttagtgCATAGAGTTGGGATTATTTTGTACTGATTAATAAGAAACTATTTACTTATAGAACCTGGTATTTGAGGACTTTTCAGGCTGTACTACTTTCATATTTTAGACCAGTACATTGCTAATTCTGTTGTGGTTCAGCTCTAATAAGtattataaacttttaaagaatCAGCACCTAATAACATCTGCAGGTTTTGTGAAACAAGTTAGGAATAAACACATACTTGCACTTGAATCCAAAGTGCCCTTTTGAACCCAGTCTTGAGTACTTGATGACATTTTTACTATCGTTTTACTTAAAAGCTTACAGAACTTGAAGCAGCTTTCTTGACTACTAATCACTGTGATTAGTAGGTGTAGAGTTGCATGGCTTGTGTAAAGGACTAGCGTTCTGTATGGTTTAGTATTGATCAGTGTTGGAGATTCCATATTCAACAAGGGGGAAAGACTGAAAGTTGACAAAATCGGTAAGAAGAAAGCAGCAACAGACAGCCTAAAATAGAATGTTCAAATCACATACATTGGTTTTAATAGTTAATAGTATAAGACTTTTTACTAAAGTTGTATCCTAAATTCTCTGAGTTTCAcatttaatttcaaagaaaaatttaacaataTCTTGCTTACATAGGCAAAAACTAAAGACATtgattgaaaagacaaaaataaaactccTATATTACATCACAAAGGAAATCAACTAATGCAGAGAAAGCACAAATTGTAAAAGACTGAATTCTCAGGCCAGGGTATAATGATACTTGAAAgcagtaatataaataaaaaacaagcaattaGACCAAATAAGAAGCCACAATTATAATAGACCTTTaaaaagatgatgaaaatgaAAGATGATGCAATCACAGTAATATTTGAGACAAAGTATTTTTCAAAGCTGTAAATTTATTGTTTAGACTATTTTCATCATAAAGCATTTGACTTAAGATTTTTAAACACCAGGTAGAAAATTATGTTGCTTTAAGTTACTATGTACTGACCTTGGAAGTAGAAAATCATGGCCACTATTAGCCCACTGTGTGAATGGAAAAAAGTTGCCCTTTGGGTGGGCCCAGCGTCATGCCCAGGCACACAGCTTGACCAGTGTAGGGTTATTATAAACAGTGCTCCTCTGTACCTTCTTGTGTATATATCCCATGTGCACATATTTCTCTAGGGCTGGTTTCATCTTGGCACCATTGCACTAGCTGTTCCTTCTAACTACAGTGGTCTTTCCTCAGGTATTTGCTTGTTTCACTTCCTCATCTCCTGTGAGTCTTTACTCAATGTCATCTTCTCAGTGAGCCTTTTGCTGACTACCCTGTATCTTTTTACTTGCTATATAATTTGTTGTTTTGTCTGTCTCTCCTACTAGTGTCTAAGCTCTGTGAGGGTAGGGATCTTTGCTTCTTTTGTTCCCTGATACATTCCTGACACTTAGAACattgcctggaacatagtaggtgttccacaaatacatgttaaatgaatatttgttgaacgaATAGTCATCTGGGAGTATAGAAAAAAGAATGGACTATGGGAATGTAAGATTGCTACACAGCACTAATGACCCCCTCACATATGGTAACTTTTTAATAAGCTCTACATTCAAAAATTATTGCACAATAAGTTGTTGGAATGTAAATTTTGTGTGTACCTCATGTACACAAGAGAATGTGACATTTTTCATTGTGggttgtgttagtccattttgtattgctataaagaaatacccaaggctgggtaacctataaagaaaagaggtttaattggctcatggttctgtacaCTTTATagaaagcatggtgctggcatctgcttctgctgAGGCCATCTGCTTCTCCTGaagctcacaatcatggcagaaggcattgGGGAAAGCCAGCATGTCATATGGCAAGAGTGGGAGCAACAGAGCGAGTAGGGAGAGGTCCttaacttttaaacaaccagatctcacattaAGTGAGCatgaactcacttatcaccaagaggCTGTTGTAAGaccattcataagggatctgccCCTATGATCAAATCAGttcccaccatgccccacctccaacattgggaatcacataTCAGTGTGAAATTTATCATAGGTACAACCGTGTCCCAGTAATGAGTGAAATTTTGAGTAAAGTACATATTACATAAATATGTGCACTGAAGATGTTGAATTAATTTAAGGGGGAAATTTTCCATAGTAGCCACATCAAAACAGCAGATACATTGTGGAGACTCTGAAATTTTAAGGTAGGCAGTATCAGCATTAGAAATGTTTGAGCTTCATGTTTGCCCTTCTTTTGACTTCAGCATTTTGACTATATTGACAGCTCATTCAGAGTTCCCTTACCCCTGTCATAGTTAGTTGATTGTCTACCATATCCCTTTAACAGGAGgaaatttatattctaaaatCCATTCTCTTTTAAGCAGAAAATTTCTAATCCTAGAAGGATGATTTTTTAGGTGTTTGCCTAGTCTAAGATAAAACTTTGCCCATTGAACATGCGGtcatttctctttggtaaattAGGCTTATGGTAAAATTtggataataatataatataacctGGCCCTATTTCACCAGGTTAAATTACAGAAGACTGACTAGCTTCTTGTGGTGGTGCAATTATAGGTCTTTTCTACCAGTCCACAGATAAGGAGTAGAAAACCTTTATCTGTTATAATACTCTGGCTAATGAGTTGCTGAGAACAGGACCCAACCATGTAGTTATATAGGAGTATAATTTTCAGAAGGATGACTAACCATCCATTAAGAAATTTTGTTCCCTTTCATTTTTTAGATACAGAGAAGtaggaattatacaatatttttatttttttttcaggccTACTCAATTCCAGATATGGCCGAGGATGGGTCGATCACAGACGATTAGCTGTAAACAGCTTTCGATATTTTGGATATGGCCAAAAGTCTTTTGAATCTAAAATCTTGGAAGAAACCAAATTTTTCACTGATGCTATTGAAACTTACAAAGGTAGACCTTTTGACTTTAAACAATTAATAACGAATGCTGTTTCAAACATAACCAATCTGATCATTTTTGGAGAACGATTCACTTATGAAGACACCGATTTTCAGCACATGATTGAGTTATTTAGTGAAAATGTGGAACTAGCTGCCAGTGCCTCAGTCTTCTTGTATAATGCCTTTCCATGGATTGGCATCCTGCCTTTTGGAAAACATCAACAGCTGTTTAGAAATGCATCTGTGGTCTATGATTTTCTCTCCAGACTCATTGAAAAAGCTTCAGTCAACAGAAAGCCTCAGCTACCTCAGCATTTTGTTGATGCTTATTTAGATGAGATGGATCAAGGTAAAAATGACCCATCATctactttctccaaaaaaaacctACTTTTCTCAGTGGGTGAACTCATCATTGCTGGAACTGAAACTACAACCAATGTGCTACGGTGGGCGATTCTTTTCATGGCCCTTTATCCTAATATTCAAGGTGAGGATTCTCTTGATGATCTCAGGGTCCATCCTTACATGTAGGGTTCATACATGTTTTTGAGTCTTAGCCATGCACAATACATTTTCTTTAGGAACTCCTGCTATGCCAGCCAAGGATAGAAATAtttaatagctacaaaaaagagTTTTCAAATCTATTATCTCAGTTCAtgtaaaaaaaatctctgaaagaggtcttattttgcttattttataaatgagaaaaaaacgcTGTGTctgcaagtggcagagctggaacctGAACTCCAATAGAATTTAAATAACTAATTTTATGCTTTACTATTTTTCTTACTCCAATTCTAGGTTTGTTTGATGTTTATTCTTATTACTTATGTCTTTCACAATAGAGCTACCCAGAGCACTGGCTACTATTAGTACAAgatatatagcatatatttcaACAGAATGCCCAGATAATAAAAAATCTGAATCTGGATGTATCTATATCCTATTGGCTTGTTATtggttatcatttattttattccagaGGGAAATAACTTTAGCTATAATTCTAAGAATTGCATAATAACTTGAATAC
Above is a genomic segment from Chlorocebus sabaeus isolate Y175 chromosome 1, mChlSab1.0.hap1, whole genome shotgun sequence containing:
- the CYP2R1 gene encoding vitamin D 25-hydroxylase isoform X2 — its product is MWKLWGGEEGAAALGGALFLLLFALGVRQLLKLRRPMGFPPGPPGLPFIGNIYSLAASAELPHVYMRKQSQVYGEIFSLDLGGISTVVLNGYDVVKECLVHQSGIFADRPCLPLFMKMTKMGGLLNSRYGRGWVDHRRLAVNSFRYFGYGQKSFESKILEETKFFTDAIETYKGRPFDFKQLITNAVSNITNLIIFGERFTYEDTDFQHMIELFSENVELAASASVFLYNAFPWIGILPFGKHQQLFRNASVVYDFLSRLIEKASVNRKPQLPQHFVDAYLDEMDQGKNDPSSTFSKKNLLFSVGELIIAGTETTTNVLRWAILFMALYPNIQGQVQKEIDLIMGPNGKPSWDDKFNMPYTEAVLHEVLRFCNIVPLGIFHATSEDAVVRGYSIPKGTTVITNLYSVHFDEKYWRDPEVFHPERFLDSSGYFAKKEALVPFSLGRRHCLGEQLARMEMFLFFTALLQRFHLHFPHELVPDLKPRLGMTLQPQPYLICAERR